cgcagcctTGCGCTCtggacgcccaatcgccatcgCCCCTcgtcctcccagagatcatcaggcaattggcaccacCTGCAGCCCGACCACAGACTTCTATGGCTCTCGGCCATAGAAGTGCGAGTTTGTTTCATAGCAGTTCCATCGATAGAATTTTTGCGACCACGGACCGCGATGGAACGGCAATGGAAGGCATGTGATGTTGAACAATTAACTGAAAAAGAGGAAGTTGTTCTCAACCAATCACCTTCCTTGATGCATTcatcaaagaagaagaagcaggtTGGAAAACATTTATGATGGGAGACGcactaacctcaaaatttaggtttcaaccaataatttgACCCAAATCAACTTCAACGGCCGACGAGTGAGAAGCATGTAAACTAAAGAAGAACCCTAACCTCAATTTCGTTGGAATCAAGCAGTTCCACTGACCCATGAGTTATTGAACAGCTTTCCAAAAGTCTTTTCTATAGATCAAGGTCTGTGGTCACCCTCGAAGGGTATTCCATTGAAATAGAACCTAGTTCTATCAATATCGATGGAAGCGAGAGGTCTGTGGTTGGGCCGCagatctcctcctccactccttgtcgccaacctttcacaggattTCCTCGCCGTCGCCCTCTGAGAAgaacccaatcgaaaacttgCTTGGGCAATCAATCGTTTGCCAtcctttgcacatgtccataccagactaACTTGAGTGTAAACAACTTTTCTCTAATCTGAATCTCTAGAAATGTGGATCTTGTCCAGGATTTAGAAAAATAAGTGTAATTGAAAGAACAGAATTCCAAGTTTTGATCGAAGTTAGGGGAAGTtaggaaaaaattaacaaattcgGAAAGTTTGGAAtcaagaaaaagcaaaaaagtttATCCAGTTGGTTGTATCTCATGCAAGCAACAGACTGATCGGAACAACCCATATTTATAGCTTTGCAATGCACGAAATGCATTTGTAATTtaaatactgttttttttttccccagactTCTGAGAACCAGTAATGATGAGaaggagaaaattgaaatttctactCAAACAGGTACGTCCCATTGTATGTTTTTGTCTGTTCGttcatttttaccaatttgTATCCACAATGAATTAGTCcaagtagttttttttcttttctcgtttTTGGTAGGTATGCCCGGAATAGTTAATACAAATTGAAATCTTAGTCTTCAAAAATTCGGGACTGTTGATTGTCGAGTAATATCTACGTGCATTTTTTCATCTCACATTCAAATTTGAacttcgttttgaaaaatttccctgtGTAACGTGCCAAATGATGCCCTACAGCCAATCTTCAGCGATTTATGCAAcaattgacgtatttttgtgGAATCTATTCCCCCCAAAATTGGCAGATTTAGATTTTGCATCTATTAAAACAAGTAATGTTGTAGGCATTCTTTTGTACTAACATGCTGGGAGAGTTTACAGATCATGCTTACATTTCTAGAATTGGCTTGTTTTGCATGATTCagaaatttttgcttaaattagcACCTTGTGTAGTTGTGCATTCTCAAAATAAGCTACCACAGGCCCTTATCATGAAATAGGCTCTTACAAAATCTGTGCGTAAAATAGATAATTTAAATGTGCTATGATATTgatattttagtaaatttttaaatactgagaatttgtttttatctttcAGAGAATAGAATTGGCCTCCAAGTTAAACCACTGCATGAACTTTCAAACAATGTGAGCCCTGAATTGTTAGTAGGACACTCATCTGAGACTCCCAataagaagcaaaaaaaaaacaagaaagagAATTCAGATCTTGCATGCAGCCCAGCAGTTGAACCTTTGGACAATTTTGCTGGAGAAGAAAGGGAAGAACAAGAAAAgagcaagaagaagaagaaaaagaaagaagagttAGTAAACAGTAATAATCAAACAAATATCTCCTTGGATCATCTCGACAATGATGAAAAGAAGCTTATGATTATGCGAGACTTACTGCTCAAGCTTGCAGAATTATTGAGCGATGAAAATAGAATTGAATTTGAGGAATATTACCGCCTAAAAATGAGCGATTCGAGTAAAGGAGATAGTAAAGGAGAATGTGAATCCgaagaaaatattctcaattcaGATCATCGTAAAtcaaagaagaggaagaaacgcAACTCTGATGTGGTGCAAATAGTTTCTGAAGCTAATCCTGACATACTTGAGACCGAGGAGActaggaagaagaagaagaagaaaaagagaaaatcggAAGGAGAGGATGGTCCTATCATAACCCACATCGGAAGTGTGAACTCACTCCCGGAATCAGACAATCTCAGAGACACATCAAAAAAATCGTTAGTGCCCACTGACGAGTTTCATCATGAGCTTAATCCATCGTATGATTCCCACTCGGATTCAAACCAAGGAAATTCTCCTATTTTACTGTCACACGTAATGGGCAGTGATGTGGCTGTTAAAACTGAGCTGTCGTTTTCAGATGAAGGTAATAAGTGTGTGTCGTCATTAGTGTTTTGCTCTACATTTTAAGATAAGTAAACGCCGAATTGAAAGACCTCGCTGATCAGGAATGACCCTCTgtatatcaaaataaaaaacaatggaAATGAGAGGATCATGTCTATGTGGCTGCTACAAGGCGCAATTCCCaaagcgtattttcgttgatgattGGTGGAGCCAAAATGGCGGCTAGATCATAATCGGGTCGGTAAACATTTGAGGACAGACTTTCGAAATTGATGCTGGTCCGATGCCATCATCTTCATCAGGTCATTTCTAAACCTTACTTTTTGTAGGATTATATTTTGGTGCCGACGTTTGCAAGAATTCCACCTTTTCTCCATCTCTTGAGTCCCGATGTTGTTCTGCAAAATTATGATCGcgtcaaaacaaaataaaaatccgcaTGATCCACCCATTTGggttcgaccgatcatcaacgaaaatacaCTTCTATCAGGTGCTTCATACAGCACCTTAAATATTACACTAAAAGCACTTAaatacagcacttaaatattactaCTTATATTcttttatgtatatattattctacctctccttctctcttGCTAAtcaataatatatatattattctacctcgaGTTTCGTGCATTTAAAActaatgaacaaaaaattgctcgGAAGAGGAGGTCCTTTCTCACCGATCCCGTCATGAATtacaaaatatttacttttgcaTGCCTACTTTGAGTTTAGAGGAGACTCGATTAATGACCATCTGGGTGTTTTTTCAAGGGGGGAGGAGGTGTGTGTTTTTTCGAAGATTTTCAGTGATTGATTTGTGTGAGTGATTTAACCTAATGCCTAATTcacatttcaaacaaaattgccattaaatttaattttttttttttttttaacttttaggtcCCTCGAATTCTGCACATCCTGTGAAACAAGTAGAGTATGTTCCTGTACCTGAATCTAGCTGTGCTTTAAATGTGTCAAACATTACATGTAAAAGTAATCCTCTCCATGAATCCCTGAATATACCTGAGTCATCTATTGGTCAAAATCGAGCTAAAGGTATGTATCTGAACCAGATCAGTTACTTAGAACTGGGAATTCCTTTTCTCTCAGCTCTGAGGTCATAtgatttataaatttttatcaATATAGCTCTTTAGAATccgaatttaaatgaaaaagttgatttttttctaaactCTGAAGTGTTCCTTTGAATAATTCAGGAAAGGTGAAAGAAAACCAACGGTTTTCAATTTGAAACAGTCAGAGAATGGACCTCAGGATAAGGCCAGAAATTGAGGTTTACAGCCCTAGTTGCATTGGCTGttttaaaaaagatagaaaatctCCTaagttttaaagagaaaacttaaaaaaatccttaaaatatCTGAGTGAGGAAActgtttttttactttacaGAAAAATGCCATCTTccatttttccaagtttttttttcctgtttattttagtaatttttcatgttggaaattttgcagtttattttttgtttagcATCAATATAAGTGATTTTaacatcaagaaaaatttggatttcaaCTTTATATCCTGGGTAAAAGCAGAGGAAAGATCTTCTACATTGGGTGTCCCAAATTGATTGGCAGAAACTTCAGGAATCGATCAGACTTTTTTCTCCCACAacatttttaagccattttaagtAGGGCTGTGTAAGCCTGGTTTTTTGGATTCGAGCCGAGTTCAAGTATTTTTTCACTAATTCGAGCCAAGTTCGAGTTTTTTCGAGCTTTGAAAATGACCCTTGAGCCGAGTTGAGCTCGAGTCGAGTTCGAGTAGTTTGTTGGTAATGTTGGGTCTCTCTGAGAGTAAGGGACTTAAGAGACTGACAAATTTGAGCAAAATCTGTACACCAGACATTTCGCACTGGCTAAATTTAGATACAACGTTTGTAttattagtttccttatgcacattagtcttttatggatgagctaaaaattgtaTGTAGTTTAGAATCGAGGAATGTGGTTCAATTTTccctgatgttttattttttaaacaggaaaCTAAGCAACACTGAAACTTAAAGTGTTAGAACATTTAAAATAATCTAGACTGTATCCACAGAAAGTTTATAGGTGTACACAAGTTtcaatttctgttaaaaataaaaaaaaattaaaaaaaaaaaaaaaaaaaaacgagagaaaatcagGCAATATGAAATGCAGTTACTCTTACTCCGATTGAATCTGTCTAATTACCAATTGAACGTCCTTCATCAACTGCGTCTGGGCTATTAAATCTCATAATTGAATGACCTAGATGGATgaaaatctatactataagctcccagacctcctaattttgcgaaactggtgacgcttagttccagcgttctaccaagccgatttttatgatttttgcggctatcgacgggcaattgtctctagataagccaactcttttcagattttcaaaatatggcccaggtttttttatattaaatggtaaagttgcgaattctcccatttaaacaatgtaaatttatattttttgtcatagttcgtttgagcgttctaccgggccgatttccaagttttttgcggtaatcgacgggtaattggccctagatgagcccgctcttttcagattttggaaataggacccaggtttttttacaatcacgttataaaagtgagtgaattttcagaatgctccgagactgctaccgctatgcgcgggaggatgcgcagtggtcgaggaggttgcgcagtagctgtgtagcctgcgcatcagctctacacttatctacacaagattcgctctGCCccctcaagacgagcggtggccgagtcgtcaaagacgtcggaagcgtccacctagatcaaggtgtgggttcgattcccgtcTCTCGGTATACTTAATTATCACCTGATTAAAAtcgttcgttgttttactgcaatatttcatcaagcagtcattccaaaacgc
The genomic region above belongs to Bemisia tabaci chromosome 8, PGI_BMITA_v3 and contains:
- the LOC109038747 gene encoding uncharacterized protein isoform X5, translating into MSVLRIIKPWIRQYLNDHLIDHCVDLIEEQLSVEKSIHLERLIEWHNLKVGSVLRTLVQELELHLPADFFTVTDDSSSHQRTKKELKRLQKQLLRTSNDEKEKIEISTQTENRIGLQVKPLHELSNNVSPELLVGHSSETPNKKQKKNKKENSDLACSPAVEPLDNFAGEEREEQEKSKKKKKKKEELVNSNNQTNISLDHLDNDEKKLMIMRDLLLKLAELLSDENRIEFEEYYRLKMSDSSKGDSKGECESEENILNSDHRKSKKRKKRNSDVVQIVSEANPDILETEETRKKKKKKKRKSEGEDGPIITHIGSVNSLPESDNLRDTSKKSLVPTDEFHHELNPSYDSHSDSNQGNSPILLSHVMGSDVAVKTELSFSDEGPSNSAHPVKQVEYVPVPESSCALNVSNITCKSNPLHESLNIPESSIGQNRAKDTGDNLEKELLELEQCLQQVNKETDNQEPKERSSISEKQIKIEDQLFSAFVMLDPLPDMCGPDNVVFISSDDSSDEEAKTVSQFYCTQCKKSYRSAKTLNAHSKRFHERRWSEQKRTFIPIYDTSSIKVNKSLNNNENQPQNPTTSTERHSFYCTPCHQQFASEVILQRHMRLHVNNRRSSRKGEHEMFRCLICFDLYDTGESLRMHYSKCHPLENPS